Within the Megalops cyprinoides isolate fMegCyp1 chromosome 10, fMegCyp1.pri, whole genome shotgun sequence genome, the region GGTACAAGGTTCTTGTCACTATCGTTGAACAGAAATCCAAATTCTCACACTGGGCTACGCCACAGAGGCAAAGCATTCTCCCCACAAtcactctgtgagacagccaCACCaacactcactgtcacacaggaGACCCATGTGAATTCTTTCAGGTCCGTCTTTTAATCACATCATATGTTCATTACATACACTGTGGAGCAGACGTGCATTATTCATTCCCCTTCCTTCTCTTTGCATCCCACATCTACATtcaatacacacatgcaatctGAGTCAGCCCAGTAACAATGCAAGCACAGGTCGCCTGTGCCACTGAGGTAAGTACACTAACCCACTCACCTGCCGTTCTTCATTGCAGACATAATGATCTGGTAGAAAATCAAAGTAAAAGTTAAAACATTTTGGacttaacaaaaataaatcttttaaaCCATGATCAGTAGAAATTTAATTGACGTGTAAGATTTTTAGAACAGATAATTTTACCGTGTTCATCTCCACAATTGAATTCATAGTTACTTTTCTCTGCTTGTCACTGGACTAAAATAGCAGTTTGATCCAGGAAGTGTCAATGTCCCCCAAGAAACAATTTATTGTTGAATATTGTTGAATTGAACCGTGGGCTGTTTCTGATCTTTAGGAATTTGCTGTAAGTGCATATGAATGATCTTAGCTTGAAGCAGgtaaatactgtaaatcaaAAATCCACTACATCTAGTCAATGTAGGAACATGTCCATAGGACCATAACAACACAGTGAGGTCTGAAGTTCTAAAGCACAGGGTAAATAAACGTTTCAGCATTTGCTGCAGTATCAAAATAAATAGGGCCATAAGTTATGCTTTACCTGTTACCTGTAAGCATGTTCTCATACCACCAGTTGCCTCTGTACCCTTTATAGTGAAAGACATTTGCCAGGTGATCGTGTTATTATGTGTGAGAAAATAGtataaattcaaatgaaaactttATTAAGACAGCTTCTTACaatacattttccaaaacaacaTAAGGAAAATCAATCTAAGGAACCCTAAACAGTATTTATCTGTGGCGCTACACCACTATGACTTGAATTAATTTGTAATGCACAATTTGAAGCATAAGATTTGGTCCTGCATGTAAAACCACCAACAGAGATagagaaataatttacatatttttaaaacaaaacccTTTCAAATGGTGCAACGAGAACAGAAGTTCTGAAGCAGGAACCTGAAGGAAAGCATTTCTtactttaatttgtcaccctTTTATcttattattgtgtattttatgttaatgtatttttagattTAATAAAGACATTCCTGGATGTAGACCTACCTTTAGAGGAAATGCATCTTTGGTCACCTCGAGTGTGTCTTTTTtgatggagggggtggggggaggcgTTTACTTATACAACATATCCAATGTAAAATAAGCAGGGAATACATTATATACAGAGCAAACATTTGCCAATTTccataaaaattaaatgcagaatGTGATACTAGATTTGGAAATATGAACATAGTGACAGACAAATCCTGATCTcagtattttgtaaaatgtagtACACTCTCTAAATCGGAAGCTGAAAGTAAAATACCAAATAGCAATATGTAATATTTGTTGGACATGTAAATGAATTCCAGGGGTTTTCCTACTGTAGGTTATTTCAGGGATTAAAGGTAAGTGTGAATAGTTAAGTgtgaatagattttttttatgtttaaagtCAAACTCAAAATATCCATGCTTGCTAGCCATGTGCCAGGCCTGGCTTGTTCAAATAGCCTTTTATATTGTATATCTGGTGAGAGATGCCTACCGTGTACTGCTTGAGCAGATGGAATATCTGTTGCTTTTGATAGCTTAGtttttgtgcatacattatctcagtttagaaTATAGTTTTCATCAGACCTGTTGTCAGGCAGAAGACAGCCCTAAGTAATGATGCTGCAAAGTTTCTGAATGATTTATGAGGAAATCAAAGCCAGCACACAAAGGAGTGTACTTCTCTAAAGTATTTACAACCAAGTATAACCAAAGAAAGAGAAGCATGTTAATCAACAGACGATACTCAACTTTTAATATGGTATAGGTCTTGTAGAATACATACTTTAAGACACTGACAAATATCTGTGATTGGTATGCATCATGAATTGTCAAAATGTGAATACTGTGAAAAGGGAAGGTTGGTCTTATAGGCTATTACGCACAATAATATTATGTAGGTGTTTTATGAATATCTTTGAGGATAATTGCATAGCAGTATGTGTATGGTATGACAGTTATTGCTATATGCTTctattttaacagttttttagGTTGGTGCTCTTTGGTGCTTTTATGTAccttcatttttgttcatatcACTCCTTTGATATTCTGTTCTCTGTATCTTGCCACAGTGGCAGTGTAAGCTGCTCCTGATAAGAGAtcccaaaaatgaataaaaacaataatacttGTTCATACAATGTCGTGTGTGTGTCGTGTTAGTAGGAGTTCCATCCCGCATGACTCATGTTTGAATAGCTATCTTATCAATGTTTAACAGAAGCCACTCACATAATTCTCAGTCATGTGATCAATGCGCTCAAACAGTATCACATACAGGAGGGAACAGCACGGTGTTCACTGGTCAGTGCGCTTTTGAAttacagataaagaaaaaaggcattgtATTCGGCTTTATATCTCCCTCCCACAaggtaagtgttttttttttcagtcaaaatcAACAGCTGCAAATCAGTAGTTACTTGTAAGACAAGTCACAGGGGTGTTGTTACATGTTCACTCCCTGACAGGaagttaaaaaattaaaatgtgtggtAGGGACTGTTTGACTTGACAAATAGCTCATATGTGAAACACTTTATACATTATAAATGGTTATACATTCAGTTTAATTGGAAATGTCGTCCATATTCTCTGTGGCTGAGAACTCAGCCTTGTTTCTGAGGTAATAGCCTGATAAAAGGAAGACTTTGGCCTGCAGGAAGTGGAGCGGTAGACCGCTGTGGCAGGTACAGTAATGAATAAAACTGACAGAAGAATGAATTTCATTTATActcatttgttttccatgttcTGAGGCTTTTTGGTTCAGCATTAGATGCAAGGACCTCATCTTTGAGGATGATTCTCTTTTGTGTTCCTCAGTATGCTGTGTAGCGGCAGTCATTTTTGAGGCCTTTCCTTTTGTGGTGATCATTCTTCCTTCTCATAAAGGAAACAGAGTCCACATCAGTGTAACATGGAGAAGAACAACCTGAGTGGTCTACAGTTCCCTCCCCCCTACAACCCACAGCACAATTCCCAgtttcctgcccctgctcctggaTTTCACATTGGCCAGGGGAACATTGCTGTGGTTAGCCCCGCCAGTGACTGTAACAATATGGGACAATTTATGGACCAACAGTCCAAGTACCCTGCCCCTACTCCTGGATTCCTCACTGGCCAGGGGAACATCGCCGTGGTTATGCCCGCTGGTGATTGTAACAACGCGGGACAACCTGGGGACCAACACTCCAGTGCTCCTCCTCCCTACATCGAGGGCTTTCAGGACCAGGAGGTCAGTCATTTCTCTGACACAGCTATCAGGAGAGGTGAGCGACCTGGGATTGAACTCTGTTTAATGCTAATCTGAAAGtaaatacaattaatgactCCTCAAGTTAACAATGTGATGctgcaattaaaatgacttatttCAAATTCCATCcccacattattattattataaaggagtaaacatgttcatttgtcatttgccCTTGTCCTAAGTCACTTACAGAACATTGCAGAATACAAATAGAAATTAACAATGTACGCTATCTTATACAATTACCTATTGGCGATAAAGAAAGCTATTATCTAGTCAAATCAATGTACAAATCTTAATATCATGATCATAATCATAAAACATCGTTAACTGGAAACTGTGAGTCTTATGTGAAAACATGAGATGCTCAGTAAACATTATGACTTTTCAAAATGTAGCAAATAGTCACTCTTTTATTGGGAAAAAATACTGAAGGGGTGTTTGATCCatgtaaatgcagtttattaTCCTCCTCTCAGCAATACACCATTAGTAATTTCAGGTTCCCCAGCAACACTCTCCTTGGACCCAAACCAAATGTGAAATGAGACAGGCAAACAGCCTGCTTAAAAGTGTGCAGTTTGTACTGTTTCACTATTTCAGAAAatttaaatgttgtatttatcaTCTGCATTTTCACTGGAGTGTACTGGGTAGCTTGGCAATCTACATTTGAACTTCACCTCATTCTTGGCACAGTGGTTTACCTGCAGGAGAATGTGCAATAGCTCTGTAGCTGACATAGTTGAGAAGTAAGAAATGTTGGTGTGAAATTGTGATTAACACTGTAGTAAAGTCATTACACTGATATGAATTTGCAAACATTGTGGCATTTAAAAGGgtaataaataatttcacagcTCCTTGACTTGTTACTAGAAGGGAGATGAAATGACTTGAGCAGCATATAAAGCTTTTAGAAGCCCGTTGGGGGGGTCACCTCAATGAAAAAAGTTGCTGTGATGGTGTCAGTACAGATAGAACAATGGAAGtaataaataattgattttagTACATCATTGCATCATTAACATTATGATTCAGCCAATAACAGAATTGACAATATTGCCAATATCCTTCAGGCTTTGTTAGAAAGGTCTACTTGACGTTGATGGTTCAGCTCTTGGCCACTGTTGGAATcatctgtgcatttctgtactGGTAAGTGTATTTCTGCATGGGTCAAGTGGTATTCAAGCGCCAAGCTAAACCGCTCAACGTTttccacaaaaatgttttacattgtaCGTGTCATGGTAATTAGTGCCAGATAATGACAGATGGGACAACCATgttcacatttcaaatatttagtGGCTTTTTATAATCTCATTAAGCACCAGTGCAATTCATTGAGAATATATTATATGTAAGTGAGCTCAAAATGATTCTCTTATTTGGATTGCATGATTCGTAAAGGCAGAGTGTTCAAACAAAGTTAATACAAGAAAGATTCTCTCCCAATGTTAAACTGCTATATGTGGTTGATTATTATGTCAGTAATTCTTATTAAACAGACTAGattgtaaatacatatttatactcCTGTATGTGCATTAGGATAGGACTAtaactgagaaacactgttgaATGATTTCCACTGGTGGGTTGGTTTGTTGTCAATTTTACAATTTACTCCTTCACACTCCATATTCAAGTTCAATATCTTTCAGAAAGAGGTCTGATGATTTGGAAGTGTGATGTCACCTCTGTTCTTCCACCTCAGGAATGAGCTCAAGAAATGGGCTATACAGACATCCTGGTTCACCTACACAATGATGTAAGTACCACTAAAAGCTTTTTAGGTGATCTCCATCTCTATTTGTCTAACTTCAAGTATTAAGTGTAATCGAAAAGAGGGATCTAATGTGTTTCTAATTTACTTTTTGAGCAGGGGAATCACACTGGCTCTCATCATAGTGCTCTCTTGCTGTGACAATGTGCGGCGGAAGGTCCCACTCAATTTCATTTTCCTGGGATTGTTTGTAAGTATCAAAACTTTGGTCACCATCAATAATTTttgtttcacacacaaacacacacacaaacacacacacaaagtgaagCTACTCAAGGTTAATGAACTGGAATACCAGGCACCACCACAACATGCTTAATCACTGTCAGATAGTTACCTCTTCTTCCAGTAATCTAGAACCAAGCCTTAACCATGGCTACATATTGCAGACTATTTACTATGACAATCTATTTACATTTACCCAGTTAGTAATGCTTTTTGAGCTGTCCTGCCTTCTGCCCTTAGCTTGCTGCCAGTCAGGAGCTGTTagttacacacaaaaaaaatgtctgctaaatgttaCACTGCTTtggcatgtttattttaatacagaatAAATTTGTGGTTTTTATTCCAGTTCACAGGTTTTCTTGACTGAAACATGGAACAGTAGTTGGACAATAAAACTAGTTTAGgcaattgaaatattaaaataaccaaacaaaatTGTCGAAGGTGCAGTGCTGAACCAAAAATTATTCGCTATTATGGAATGAATAAAGTGGTATGCAGCCAGTATCAACAGGGATCCCTCTATAATTTGTGACAAACACCTGTTTAAGTACATTTAACTTGCAAAGCAGCAGTCTCTCTCCTCATGTTTTTCTGGTTTCCTATCAAGGTAATTCTAACAATACACCTACCTACAGGCAGCACGAACAAATCTTATCTGTGCCAATAAAGTGAAAGACAACACTACCGGTAGTAACTTAAAAGTTGACAAGTTATAACTTGCATATAGCATCTGTGGCTATCTTGTTAGGCAGCTTCTCTACAAGTTtctatcagtttttttttcacaaatctTTCATAGCTGCATAATTTGAGGAGTAAAAGGAACTACATAGTTTGAGGATttggtttttaaataaagtgagagaggagcagagagaggcatcTGCTTCATTGTAAAGTGTGTAGTTATAATAGGCTGCAGTTGAATGAGCATCAGAACTTTCAACTGCTGTTGATGATGTAGAGGTGAAGGATGGCAGTTGTAAGACTTGTAGGAAATACTGGCAAATTGCTTGCTAATTATTACTGAGAAAATAATGATGCTTTATGAAATAAGACATTCGTCAATTAGGCTGCAACCTTTATTTTGTCATAGATATTTTAATGATCCCCCATCCTTGGTCAGATAATCTGACTGACAAATTCAACCTCTCTGAACTCAACTGGACCAAAGCTGGGGAAGAGCATTAGCTACATTAGGTTTTCTTCCTTCTTTGtatgacaaacaatagcaggTGATTGAGCAGAGAGTTGTTCCATTATAGGATGTCAATGGGGAGATGTCTGTGGATGATGATTAGTTAATCTATTCAGGAAATAGATAAATGTGGATAAGCAGTAAGCAAGTTATGTTACAAGTAAGGCTATATACAGCACAAACTTAGCCAGACAGCCATATGATGAACGCTAGATGAACAGACCACCACACCTCTACATCTATACTGTCTGGAATAAACCAATAGGACATatattctgtttctgtcttaCCTACTCTAACCATCATTTCCTTCTTCCTCCATGCAGACCATAGCGGAAGGCCTTATGCTAGGCTCAGTCACTGTGTGAGTATATTCCTAAAACTTTTCACTGTAGGCTTTTTGGTAGAGGACAACTGTCATTACATCAGTCTTGATTCAACTGGCATAGATTGAACAACCACCAGAAATTAGGAAcccaaaacagagagaaaaaacctTGGTGAGCTAGTGATTTTGATGCATTTCATAGAACAAAGATTTAGTTCTGTCATGTGCTAATTAATAAAAGTGTTGATGAGAACATTTGGGGAACTGGTTTGATTTCATCTGCTATTGCTTTTGAGGTAAATATAGCATGGTAGTGGAaataatttctttgtttctcagaTTCTATGAGGCTGATGCTGTTCTCTGGGCTGTGGGTGCCACAGCTCTGGTGTCCTTTGCTCTGAGCGTGTTTGCTATGCAGTCAAAAGTGAGTGTCTTCTTTCAAACTGTTTTTACAAGGCATGGGAGAGGGAGTGTCGGCTTGTAACCAGAGAGCAGCAGGCTCGAATCCCAACCTCAACGGgattgctgtatttcagagaaaacGACTAATATCAAGTTCCATAAATTGATAATACATAAAATTgacttttaaatttattttgccTATTTAGAAAAAAGTTATTACCCACACAAAATTACCCAATATGATACATACATatcaccacagcaacaacaacataaagCCAGAATAACAGTGCAGACATCAAGTTGAAATAAAAGCCTGCAACAGTAAAAAGTACTAAACTTAGCAATTATCCTTGAAAGCAACATAATTATATCATACTGAAGTGAGAGCAGAGCCAAATAATGGTCTTCACACGGAACTATATACTGCCATAGTTCCAATGACTAATGACTTTAAATAGCTGTATTACACAATATCAGAATCAACTCAGAGGTGGATTGATCAATGCTGGGTGATAGATGTAGGACATGTCCAAGTTCTGGGAACAAAGGTGAAGTACAAATGCCACCCTGCCAGCTGTTCCTCTAACCTGCCATTTAGATGATTAGATCAGGGATCTAATCAGGGACAGGAGTACTGAAATGTTAAGGTAATAAATTCTGCATTATATTGCCTGGTACCTAAAACATTACTTTGTCATGCTCATGGCAATTTTAGTGGGACTTCACCACTTGCAGCGGTGTCATGTGGGTGATTGGTTGGACGCTCGTATCATTTGGACTGCTCTGTGCAATTTTACGGACACAGGTGAGCAACCGTACATGCAAATGCAAGGGTTATGAACATGAACTCTAATAGACAGATAAAGCATAATTGCAGTTTGTGTGATTATTTCATTCTTAGTGTTTAGACTTATTGGCCTTTACTgctccagaaacacaattaacTTAACATCCTTTTTGTTCCTTTACCAGTATCTGTACATTGTTTATGCCTCCTTGGGGACTTTGGTCTTTTCTATTGTAAGTACTACAtctttattatgattattgttaaTATCCTCTTATAAATAAATACGAAGCATGGCTCTTTGAagtctgtgttttatttcaattaataCCGCACTGTCTCTTTATTCCTgcaacaaaattaatttcatagtTATCTCCAAGAgctgtaatattatttttagtGTAAATAAAATGGTGAAGCCATGTGATACATGATGATAGCACAAAAGCTTCTATAATCCCGTTGGATTTACCTTTTATCCATAAACAGCTATTTGATTTACGATTTGTTTAAGCAAAGTTCATAGAATACAGTGCTTATTCAgtttaataatcataatattcCTATGTCCTTTTGTACCTCTCATCCTTCAGTATCTGGTGATGGACACACAACTTATGCTGGGTGGAAAGCACAAATACAGCATCAGTCCAGAGGAGTACATCTTTGCGGCTCTCAACCTGTACCTGGACGTCATCACACTTTTCCTGCTAATACTCCAGTTAATTGGACTGAGCCGCTAGTGCTGCACTATTTGCCCTTCACCCTCAGTTCTGATTCATTCCCTTTACTATCATGTCTAATTTCAGTACTTTAGACATGTACCTTTACAGTCAGCTCTGATTCAAATACAGTTGAATACATTCACACTTAGCTCTGATTCCTGTATTGCCTTTTCACCCAGCTCTGATTCCTGTATCACATTTACACTCAGCTCTGATTCACATACTAAACTTACACTCAGGTTATACTCCTGTACTGCCTTTACACCCAACTCTCTTTGCTGCACTACCTTTCCATCAAGCAGATACCTGTTTCTGGTAGCTTTGTTTATTAACCAAAATTACTGTGAGGGTTACTAAGTTTTGGTACATATTCTTAATAATGTTCTACAGAAATATGACGATACCTCTTAAAAGAAACTTTCATGTGAAGGCAAACTAATGAATCATGTAGAGGAAATAAATCTGCTGATACAGCCTTAATAATCAGTTTTATGCCAGCTTTAGTTCACAGTTTCAATATTCTAGTGTCATATTATTATGTTTTGGTTATAAAGAACTTATGAATGTCTAATTGCTATTTTAACTTGATTACTTGATTGAAAAAGAGATACATTTAACTTgcacccatacaaaaaaataatatattgagaatataatTTAGAGAATATGTTTTTGTCTCAatcagtatatttaaaatatgttgccaaattattgccattttagtatattgcaatatattttgtaaaatattatattttgaatgtatttgcaatgtaaTCATGGACcaacacatttttcaggttatgacaatatatttcattattgtatGGGCAGCAATGTTGTAAAGCTTGAAGTGCTTTATAGAGACTTGCATattacaaaattttaatttcatatttatagtCATTGTCACTAATGTACATCTTTGCctattaaaatgacaatgaatacATGTCTCCAcctttgaaattgaatttattcGGTCTATAGCCTATTATAATTTTTAGTGGGTGAACTGGTGTGCttcaacataaaatgttttgatcatgatttaaataaaatgcattttaccaACTGTAATATGTTAGGAATCTAACcattaaatataacatttgaTATTATTACAATTCATCAACTTTAAGATAATGAatccatcattattattaaggACTAGTCTCTAGctttaatacattaatttagtttaataatacatttattttattttgtgcttttctaaaaatcaaacacacattacacagtcATATTCAAACCAAAAGATGAACAAGCAAACACGTGACAAAAGAATACAATGGACAGTTGCCAAGGAAACTCATATAAACACAGCTAGCAGAGACAAAGGAGCAAACCATAATGAGTAACAAAAGAGGTGATAACAGGAGACAAGCAAATATCGGAGGATGTCGGTAGAAAAAGGGAGAGTATgtcaaggacagacagaggggcacTGGGATGCagggggcagaggcagggacATGCCAGCTAGGAGCTGGGTGACAGAGTGTTATCTAAGTAGCTTACTCACTGTGGAGAACAGGGTTCTAGGATTACTGTTTGAAATATTGATGAAATTAGGGAAACAGGAGGATCTGTCAGTACTGAAATCATCTCTGTACATATGCAGATTATGTTCATTGGTTTGAGCACAAACTGTGAGCCTAGTCTTCCTCATCGTTTGTTCAAAGTCATGGCGAGACTTTTTCAGTGAGCGGATCATCATTGACTGGGAGTAAAGGAGACATGTTTAGGTTTAACAGAGGCAAAAATATTTAGGGagtcagacagagcagagatgaACTGCAGCAAGCACCTCGGGTAAGATAGAAGCATGCTGTAGGGGTATAGCTTTGCATATTTGCTTCAGTGAAACTGAGAGGGTTGACAGAttgaattttttgaaaactGATAACTGTCGATATACTGGGATAAAGGTGAGGGTAGACTGTGTCAGATGATCTTCTGATCAGACTGGGAGAAATCACTGTAACAATCACTGCAACATCAGGGTGAACAGAGCAGAGAAACTCCAGCGTGTGACATAGTGTGTGGCGAGTGGGAAAATAAACATGCTGAATACAGTCAAACAAGTCAAATACAACACTAAAATCAAAGGCAAAGGTGAATCAAGATTAAATCTAGGCAGAGGTTAAAATCACCAAGTAGGGGTACACCTGCTGCAAATTCACCAGATAATTGGGCATAAACCCTGCAGCTCTTTACTCAATGATTATGTTGTTTTAAACTACCTTGCACAAGTGTGTATTGCTACATAGACTAAGAAGGTGGTTCAACTGCATTATTGAAATTCCTATAAAATCCACCAGTTCCATCGGCGGAACTATTTCAAGATGTAATTTTATACTTCGCCATTCCATAGTCAGGAAACCTACCTAAATAATGCAGGATGACAGACTGCATATTCATGCTAAAACctgtattattttgaatatttacatgCAGTTTAGAAATATGTGCTGGTGAGATTGTCGTCTGTAGGCAAGACATGTAGCCACGTGTTTCACCCCATAGTGAGCTTTTTACTTGTGAGAGGCAATGTCGCTGCTCAGCTCTTGAATAAAATGTGGTTTGTTCcatacattaaaatgatcagtattgtgattatttcatttttgaattggTAGCAGAAAAACTGTATGATTTGTAACATGTCAAAGTGCaagcataaaacataaaattgtcACATACAGCTTAACCTAATGTCAGTCAGAAGTACACACCGTATATTACAGTCAGCTAATGTGGTTTGGAGTGTTGAAATGCCTAAAGGACTGTAATATCATTTGGTATAAGAAGAGGCTATTTCATTTCAAGTTTCTAGCACCATCCACACGTTTGTTAGATCTGAGaaaatttcacagcatttttgtgtttgttcagaATTAATGCAATGATAAACCTGCAAGAGATCAGGACTTAACGAATACTATTAGATTTctgcaaaatgtaattaaagtatTTAGGTGTTTGACACCTATTGTGGCCTACTAAACTTCTCAGTATATTAGATCTTACCTGAAATCATTAGTagtgacctttcacctctgaACAGGCACAAATCAGATTCATATGTGTGCCTGCACAGTATGTGAAACCTGTCTGCTCTGAAGAGCAAATGAAACCTCGGTCCCTCCACACAATTCAATGCCACTTAGCCGACGACCTACGCTGGTCACTGAGGAAATCAATCTTGCCCTTGTGGTAACTCTGGAGGGGGGGACACTTTTGTGTGCTTCTAGGCTCTGCTACGtgttatgttttaaatggcCTGAATTACTAAGGGAAACCTTTACTTGCAGTACAGCACATTGGGCAGAAATGCTGTGACATAGTTAAGAACCATGATAAGGAGCCAGATTGTTGCAGTGTCAGATCTCAGGTACAGTGCTGCTATTGTGCTCgaggaaaagcagaaatatcca harbors:
- the zgc:110410 gene encoding protein lifeguard 1 isoform X1 — its product is MEKNNLSGLQFPPPYNPQHNSQFPAPAPGFHIGQGNIAVVSPASDCNNMGQFMDQQSKYPAPTPGFLTGQGNIAVVMPAGDCNNAGQPGDQHSSAPPPYIEGFQDQEVSHFSDTAIRRGFVRKVYLTLMVQLLATVGIICAFLYWNELKKWAIQTSWFTYTMIRGITLALIIVLSCCDNVRRKVPLNFIFLGLFTIAEGLMLGSVTVFYEADAVLWAVGATALVSFALSVFAMQSKWDFTTCSGVMWVIGWTLVSFGLLCAILRTQYLYIVYASLGTLVFSIYLVMDTQLMLGGKHKYSISPEEYIFAALNLYLDVITLFLLILQLIGLSR
- the zgc:110410 gene encoding protein lifeguard 1 isoform X2; translation: MEKNNLSGLQFPPPYNPQHNSQFPAPAPGFHIGQGNIAVVSPASDCNNMGQFMDQQSKYPAPTPGFLTGQGNIAVVMPAGDCNNAGQPGDQHSSAPPPYIEGFQDQEVSHFSDTAIRRGFVRKVYLTLMVQLLATVGIICAFLYWNELKKWAIQTSWFTYTMMGITLALIIVLSCCDNVRRKVPLNFIFLGLFTIAEGLMLGSVTVFYEADAVLWAVGATALVSFALSVFAMQSKWDFTTCSGVMWVIGWTLVSFGLLCAILRTQYLYIVYASLGTLVFSIYLVMDTQLMLGGKHKYSISPEEYIFAALNLYLDVITLFLLILQLIGLSR